The following are from one region of the Siniperca chuatsi isolate FFG_IHB_CAS linkage group LG21, ASM2008510v1, whole genome shotgun sequence genome:
- the LOC122868684 gene encoding transmembrane protein 235-like, with amino-acid sequence MKYGLVVLSAGFTGLLSFSLLAVAIGTDYWYIIDVNKPNHTGPDDLSSHSGLWRINEGANRSSVIPSFTANMSSLSEAERHLLGLHKVVVIMLPLSLVLLVFGWIFGLVSSLASSPNLLVGSASYFLFCSLFTLTGVSIYIKYSNQAMEEFQRIVSPENLANVDVSFGWSLATAWLSYSLEVATGLLLMLAARITQMKGHYDSGVAIAML; translated from the exons TGTGGCTATTGGGACTGATTACTGGTACATCATCGATGTGAATAAACCCAACCACACAGGTCCAGACGACCTGAGTTCACATTCTGGACTGTGGAGAATTAATGAAG GAGCAAACAGGAGCTCAGTCATCCCTTCTTTCACAGCAAATATGTCCAGCCTGTCAGAGGCAGAAAGGCACCTTCTTG GCTTGCACAAGGTGGTGGTCATCATGTTGCCCCTCAGCCTGGTCCTGCTGGTGTTTGGCTGGATCTTTGGACTCGTCAGTTCGTTAGCCAGCAGTCCCAACTTGCTGGTTGGATCAGCATCCTATTTTCTCTTCTGCA GTCTTTTTACACTGACTGGGGTCAGCATCTACATCAAATACTCGAACCAAGCCATGGAGGAGTTCCAGCGGATCGTGTCCCCGGAGAATCTCGCCAACGTGGACGTGTCCTTTGGCTGGTCCTTGGCCACAGCCTGGCTGTCCTACAGTCTGGAGGTGGCCACTGGCCTGCTGCTCATGCTAGCTGCCAGAATAACTCAGATGAAGGGACACTATGACTCAGGTGTAGCCATTGCTATGTTATAG